A window of Amycolatopsis sp. AA4 contains these coding sequences:
- a CDS encoding DNA cytosine methyltransferase: MHPWLKTVYAANHWEQAIETHAANFPDTIHTIVNISQVNPRFFATTDLLWASPECTNHSGAKGVKRSLQQDMLQPDMFGETLPIEAAERSRATMWDVVRFTEFHKYKAVIVENVVEAVHWVMWKAWISAMHAMGYKHHVVYANSMHFPGVVTGRAPQSRDRIYVVFWLAGNNAPDLQLRPQSYCGSCDEVVEGVQTFKPRTKAWPEERWGRFGKQYYYRCPKRSCRGVEVAPLVSPAAAAIDWSMPGQRIGDRDKPLKPATMARIRLGLDRFAVDQLVPAGGTWNNDPMPVTDPMRTRTTRDTEGLLGMPDGAMLVPTEGRDGKQAAPVGWPMRTMTTRAETALLVPYYGTATSATPASQPVGTLTTRDRYGIAFVATLRGGGSKREVRPVDHPLAAFCANGFHHMLVRHNGTRGARDGQMCSPVSEPARTLTTGGHQSIVGHEMRSRVAVEDCTFRMLEPHEIQAAMAFREDYEMTGSRRAKAKQLGNAVTPPAAEWLYGRVGESLGYPVYDLAA, encoded by the coding sequence GTGCATCCCTGGCTGAAGACCGTGTACGCGGCGAATCACTGGGAGCAGGCGATCGAGACCCACGCCGCCAATTTCCCGGACACCATCCACACCATCGTCAATATCTCCCAGGTCAATCCTCGCTTTTTCGCCACCACGGATCTGCTCTGGGCCTCGCCGGAGTGCACGAACCACTCGGGCGCCAAGGGCGTGAAACGGTCGTTGCAGCAGGACATGCTGCAGCCGGACATGTTCGGCGAGACGCTGCCGATCGAGGCCGCCGAACGGTCGAGGGCGACGATGTGGGACGTCGTCCGGTTCACGGAATTCCACAAATACAAAGCGGTCATCGTCGAAAACGTCGTCGAGGCCGTCCACTGGGTGATGTGGAAGGCGTGGATCTCCGCGATGCACGCCATGGGCTACAAGCACCACGTCGTCTACGCCAACAGCATGCACTTCCCGGGCGTGGTGACCGGCCGCGCGCCGCAGTCGCGGGACCGGATCTACGTCGTGTTCTGGCTCGCCGGGAACAACGCTCCGGACTTGCAGTTGCGCCCGCAGTCGTACTGCGGCTCGTGCGACGAGGTCGTGGAGGGCGTGCAGACCTTCAAGCCGCGCACGAAGGCGTGGCCGGAGGAGCGGTGGGGACGCTTCGGCAAGCAGTACTACTACCGCTGCCCCAAACGGTCCTGCCGCGGCGTCGAGGTGGCCCCGCTGGTCTCCCCCGCCGCGGCCGCGATCGACTGGTCGATGCCCGGCCAGCGCATCGGGGACCGGGACAAGCCCCTCAAGCCCGCGACCATGGCCCGCATCCGGCTCGGCCTCGACAGGTTCGCCGTGGACCAGCTCGTCCCCGCCGGGGGCACCTGGAACAACGACCCGATGCCGGTCACCGACCCGATGCGGACCCGAACCACCCGCGACACCGAGGGCCTGCTCGGCATGCCCGACGGCGCGATGCTCGTCCCGACCGAAGGGCGCGACGGCAAGCAGGCGGCGCCGGTGGGCTGGCCGATGCGCACGATGACCACCCGCGCCGAGACCGCGCTGCTGGTGCCCTACTACGGCACCGCCACCAGCGCGACCCCGGCCAGCCAGCCGGTCGGCACTCTCACCACCCGCGACCGCTACGGCATCGCGTTCGTGGCCACCCTGCGCGGCGGCGGCAGCAAGCGCGAGGTCCGGCCCGTCGACCACCCGCTCGCGGCGTTCTGCGCCAACGGCTTCCACCACATGCTGGTCCGCCACAACGGAACCCGAGGCGCCCGCGACGGCCAGATGTGCTCGCCGGTCTCCGAACCGGCCCGCACGCTGACCACCGGCGGCCACCAGAGCATCGTCGGACACGAGATGCGTTCGAGGGTCGCCGTCGAGGACTGCACCTTCCGGATGCTCGAACCGCACGAGATCCAAGCCGCCATGGCGTTCCGCGAGGACTACGAGATGACCGGCAGCCGCCGCGCCAAGGCCAAACAGCTCGGGAATGCGGTCACTCCCCCCGCTGCCGAGTGGCTCTACGGCCGTGTCGGCGAATCCCTGGGCTACCCGGTGTACGACCTCGCCGCGTAA